A window of Chryseobacterium sp. IHB B 17019 genomic DNA:
CCGCAACGAAGAATTTGTTTTGATAGAATAAATTCATTTTGAGATTTACACTGAGTATAAAATTTAATTATCCTTAAAGCAAATTCAAATGTCTTTGTCTGAATCAAATTATCTTCCTTGAAGTTTTTCATCTAAAATTTATAATTTAAAATCTATAATTTTTTTAAAGAAGTTCAAAGATTGAAGCAGCTCCTTGCCCTGTTCCTACACACATTGAAACCATTCCGTATTTGTTTCCGCGTTTTCTCATTTCGTCAAGAAGCTGAACAGTTAATTTTGTTCCGGTGCATCCAAGTGGGTGACCCAAAGCGATAGCACCTCCATTAACATTCAAAATGTCAGGATTTAATCCTAATTCTTTTTTGATGGCAACAGATTGTGATGCGAATGCTTCGTTTAATTCGATTAATTCAATATCTTTTAATTCTAAACCTGCTTGTTTCAAAGCCTTTGGAATTGCATAAATCGGTCCCATTCCCATGATTCTTGGTTCAAGACCGGCTGCTGCATAGGCTACTAATCTTGCTTCTGGTTCAAGACCTAATTCTTTTACCATTTCTTCGCTCATTACCATTACAAAAGCAGCTCCGTCACTCATCTGAGAAGAGTTTCCTGCTGTTACACTTCCTCCATTGGCGAAAACTGGTCTTAATTTAGCTAAACCTTGCAAAGAAGTATCTGCTCTCGGACCTTCATCCACTGAAAAATCAAACTTTTTGGTCTGCATTTTCTGATTTTCATCTAAGAAATTATATTCAACGGGAATCGGAACGATCTGATTAGCAAATTTACCTTCCTGATTAGCTTTTAAGGCTTTCATATGAGATTCAAAAGCAAACTGATCCTGTTCTTCTCTTGTGATATTATACTGTTTTGCAACTTCTTCAGCAGTGTAACCCATTCCCCAATAATAATCAGGATTTGTTTTTGCG
This region includes:
- a CDS encoding acetyl-CoA C-acyltransferase — its product is MKTAYIVKGFRTAVGKAPKGSLRFTRPDVMAATVIEKLMAELPQLDKNRIDDLIVGNAMPEAEQGLNVARLISLMGLNTDKVPGVTVNRYCASGSEAIAIASAKIQAGMADCIIAGGTESMSYIPMGGYKPVPETEIAKTNPDYYWGMGYTAEEVAKQYNITREEQDQFAFESHMKALKANQEGKFANQIVPIPVEYNFLDENQKMQTKKFDFSVDEGPRADTSLQGLAKLRPVFANGGSVTAGNSSQMSDGAAFVMVMSEEMVKELGLEPEARLVAYAAAGLEPRIMGMGPIYAIPKALKQAGLELKDIELIELNEAFASQSVAIKKELGLNPDILNVNGGAIALGHPLGCTGTKLTVQLLDEMRKRGNKYGMVSMCVGTGQGAASIFELL